The following coding sequences lie in one Methylotuvimicrobium alcaliphilum 20Z genomic window:
- a CDS encoding CopG family antitoxin, producing the protein MSKSKLSKEEKKLLDAVEAGEFESVLTESRKEELEAIAGNTFKKDKRINIRISNRDLAAIQSRASEEGIPYQTFVSSIIHKYISGSLQDLTANKQMQPTHKMRG; encoded by the coding sequence ATGAGCAAGTCCAAGTTGTCGAAAGAAGAGAAGAAGTTGCTTGATGCTGTGGAGGCTGGTGAGTTTGAATCAGTTTTAACTGAGTCTCGCAAAGAGGAATTGGAGGCAATCGCCGGTAACACATTTAAGAAAGATAAAAGAATAAACATTCGAATCTCTAACAGGGATTTGGCGGCCATCCAATCAAGGGCGTCAGAGGAAGGTATTCCGTACCAAACCTTTGTGTCGAGTATCATTCACAAATACATTTCTGGCTCCTTGCAAGATCTCACGGCTAACAAGCAAATGCAGCCGACGCATAAAATGCGCGGCTGA
- a CDS encoding heme-binding domain-containing protein: protein MLARLEGVIRNNSMPPALYLLMHWNGKLNHDEKTTLLTWIAEERAKHPWSRDAANQFKGEPVQPLPLTVDLNPEIVALGDKLFHDRRLSGDDTLRRRLCRKISRGGLRFNVTASA, encoded by the coding sequence ATGTTGGCCCGGCTAGAAGGCGTTATCCGCAACAATAGCATGCCGCCGGCGCTATACCTTCTGATGCATTGGAACGGCAAGTTGAACCATGACGAAAAAACGACACTACTAACCTGGATCGCAGAAGAGCGCGCCAAACATCCATGGAGCAGGGACGCCGCCAATCAATTCAAGGGTGAACCGGTGCAACCGCTGCCGCTTACCGTCGATCTCAATCCTGAAATTGTCGCACTCGGCGACAAACTGTTTCACGACCGCCGACTGTCCGGTGACGACACGTTAAGACGACGCCTGTGTAGAAAAATCAGCCGAGGAGGCTTGCGCTTTAACGTGACCGCATCCGCATAG
- a CDS encoding protein kinase domain-containing protein, which yields MTDLSLFWHSESIEEELELKRRQIIAGRFKLICPLGEGGFGQVWRVKDLWLNNEVALKISQDDLTRETLLLRKLPKNQYVSIFDYVKDDVLQIAAYSMEILDSPWATLERFYENRIEPNLNNGNFAQPLRLTLHIAIDILMALQVLHGQRYGRQDRWCHADIKPQNLYINETAAANAITYCWNKDFIRIAKVGDLGLARESGSRLSGGTYNYMAPEQNGTRNVSAATDIFAVGQTIAALICGSPFDENDLAHVNRMSHQLRTQIDSDYLTRRLLQPLRRMTLRAPIQRANSDYAIRMLRGVVESEDDWHIIGLFECTRFTINEAAEALFLQLAPKRNWTNRTCERIEEMKMLVRNARRRGLLILDGHTYRL from the coding sequence ATGACTGATCTTTCTCTTTTTTGGCATTCCGAAAGCATCGAAGAAGAGCTAGAACTGAAACGCCGGCAAATTATTGCCGGACGGTTTAAGTTAATTTGCCCTTTAGGGGAAGGTGGTTTTGGTCAAGTCTGGAGAGTTAAGGACCTTTGGCTAAACAATGAAGTCGCTTTGAAAATTAGCCAAGATGATCTTACCAGAGAAACCCTCCTTCTCCGAAAACTTCCAAAAAATCAATATGTTTCTATTTTTGATTATGTCAAAGACGATGTTTTGCAAATAGCCGCATATTCAATGGAAATTCTTGACTCGCCATGGGCTACCTTGGAGAGATTTTATGAAAACAGAATTGAGCCAAATCTCAACAATGGAAATTTTGCACAACCACTAAGATTAACTCTTCATATTGCAATTGATATTTTGATGGCATTACAGGTGCTACATGGTCAAAGGTATGGGAGGCAGGATCGTTGGTGTCATGCCGATATAAAACCGCAAAACTTGTATATCAATGAAACAGCGGCCGCAAACGCCATTACTTATTGCTGGAACAAAGATTTCATTCGAATTGCAAAGGTAGGTGACCTGGGACTGGCAAGAGAATCAGGTTCACGGTTATCTGGTGGTACGTACAACTATATGGCACCCGAGCAGAATGGAACTAGAAACGTATCGGCAGCTACTGATATATTTGCCGTCGGACAAACAATAGCTGCACTTATTTGTGGTAGCCCATTTGATGAAAATGATCTTGCACACGTTAACCGAATGAGTCATCAACTCAGAACTCAGATTGATAGCGACTATTTGACTAGAAGACTACTTCAACCGTTACGCAGAATGACGCTCCGAGCACCAATCCAGAGAGCAAACTCTGATTATGCAATAAGAATGTTACGTGGCGTCGTTGAATCCGAAGATGATTGGCACATTATTGGTTTGTTTGAATGTACCAGATTCACGATCAATGAAGCAGCTGAAGCCTTGTTTCTGCAATTAGCACCGAAGCGCAATTGGACGAATAGAACCTGCGAGAGAATTGAAGAAATGAAAATGCTAGTGCGGAACGCTCGGCGGAGGGGGCTTCTTATTCTGGACGGACATACTTATAGGTTGTAA
- a CDS encoding transposase — translation MPRPIRIEFSGAFYHVTSRGDRRENIYEYDEDRVQFLDVLKRVIEDFNWVCHAYCLMTNHYHLVIETPDANLLKGKRQLNGVFTQTSNRRHGRYKAILVDAESYLLELTCYVVS, via the coding sequence ATGCCCAGACCCATTAGAATCGAATTTTCAGGCGCGTTCTATCATGTGACCTCCCGTGGCGACCGCCGTGAAAACATCTATGAATATGATGAAGACAGGGTTCAATTCCTTGATGTTTTGAAGCGTGTTATCGAGGATTTTAACTGGGTTTGTCATGCTTATTGTTTGATGACTAACCATTATCATTTGGTTATAGAAACGCCTGATGCCAATCTTTTGAAAGGTAAGCGGCAGTTAAACGGTGTATTTACGCAAACATCGAATCGCCGTCACGGCCGCTACAAAGCGATACTGGTTGATGCCGAAAGTTACCTTCTAGAACTGACGTGTTATGTAGTGTCCTAA
- a CDS encoding SIR2 family protein — protein sequence MEVSAEEEINQIIVGKPHVVILGAGASYAAFPDGDKHGSKLPLMNNLVETLGLQDLIARTGLRFGSSNFEDIYASIHKESSLIDIREELEAEVYRYFGEMELPDHPTIYDHLVLSLRNKDFIATFNWDPFLVQALRRNGRRFKLPRVLFLHGNVEVAYCADGHMMGNNGAACSLCGSLLTPTKLLYPVSEKNYHLDEFISRQWATVADVLKHAFMVTIFGYGAPTSDAAAIELLKTAWGDINDRSLEEFEIIDVRQEDDLRRTWAPFIHTHHYRVESNFYDSWIANHPRRTGEAYWNQFIEAKFIENNPLPKEADFPELWEWYSRLQEVEDAERI from the coding sequence ATGGAAGTATCGGCTGAAGAAGAGATTAACCAGATCATTGTGGGAAAGCCCCACGTCGTAATACTTGGCGCAGGCGCTAGTTATGCGGCGTTTCCTGATGGCGACAAGCACGGGAGTAAGCTCCCGTTAATGAATAATCTCGTTGAGACGCTTGGTCTCCAGGATTTGATTGCCAGAACCGGGCTTCGTTTCGGTTCCTCCAATTTCGAAGACATTTATGCGTCGATCCACAAGGAATCGAGCTTGATAGACATACGGGAAGAGCTAGAGGCAGAAGTGTATCGCTATTTCGGCGAAATGGAGTTGCCAGATCATCCCACTATCTACGATCACTTGGTCTTGTCGCTGAGAAACAAAGACTTCATCGCAACCTTCAATTGGGATCCCTTTCTAGTTCAGGCGCTAAGGAGGAATGGGCGCAGGTTTAAGCTGCCCCGGGTCTTGTTCCTCCATGGCAATGTAGAGGTTGCGTACTGCGCCGATGGGCACATGATGGGGAACAACGGCGCCGCCTGTAGTCTCTGCGGTTCCCTGCTTACACCTACGAAATTGCTCTACCCAGTTAGCGAGAAGAACTATCACTTGGACGAGTTCATATCGCGCCAGTGGGCTACGGTCGCAGATGTTCTAAAGCATGCCTTCATGGTGACGATCTTTGGGTATGGTGCGCCCACATCAGATGCAGCCGCAATCGAGCTGTTGAAGACTGCTTGGGGTGACATAAATGATCGCAGTCTGGAGGAGTTCGAAATAATCGACGTTCGGCAAGAGGATGACCTAAGGCGCACGTGGGCGCCTTTCATCCACACCCATCACTACCGGGTGGAATCTAATTTCTACGATTCGTGGATTGCGAATCACCCCCGCCGGACTGGAGAGGCCTATTGGAATCAGTTCATTGAGGCTAAGTTCATTGAAAATAACCCCCTACCCAAAGAGGCGGATTTTCCGGAGTTGTGGGAGTGGTATTCGAGACTGCAAGAGGTAGAAGATGCAGAGCGCATATAA
- a CDS encoding BrnT family toxin has protein sequence MKIYNWNSNKNQELILERAVSFEEAIFHIEHGGQLDDIVHPNASDYPNQRIFVICIKEYVYLVPYVESEDEVFLKAIIPSRKFTKLYLGGRS, from the coding sequence ATGAAGATCTACAATTGGAATTCAAATAAGAATCAGGAGCTTATACTTGAAAGGGCCGTTTCTTTTGAGGAGGCGATCTTTCATATTGAGCATGGTGGTCAATTAGATGATATTGTCCATCCCAACGCTTCTGATTACCCCAATCAACGGATTTTCGTCATTTGCATCAAGGAGTACGTTTACCTTGTCCCGTATGTGGAAAGCGAAGATGAGGTGTTTTTGAAAGCCATCATTCCCAGTAGAAAATTTACCAAGTTATATCTTGGAGGTAGATCATGA